Genomic DNA from Candidatus Poribacteria bacterium:
CATCGCCTATCCGCTTCTCTGTCCCCTTATCAACAGAGATGATAAAACCCGTCTTTCCATTATTCCCGCCAAACTCATAGAACCCATAGACCATCCACGGCGCGGTATCACCTGCCCAGGTCTTCACAATAATACGGAACCACTCAGCTGTGAACTCAGTTGGATATACCCAACACATCAAGGTGATTTCATCCGTAATATCCAAAGAGGGGGAATCTGGCACCTCAATCCAGCCACCCGCTTCGCCACTCAATTCGACTGAATTGCCATATTTACCTTTTACCCGCTCCCCTTTGTGGATTGTCGCATCATTCCCATGTTTGGACTTATCTTTGGCTGTATCACCTTTCCCTTCATCAAAGGAGAGATAGAGTGCCAATTCGTCCTCTCGGACGGCTTCTCCAAGGGTTGCTAATACCACGATTAAACAGACTGACAGTAGACTTATGGTTAAAATCTTCATCGAAATGTACCTCCCGATGTTGTCGTGTTCAATTCCTATACGAACGCTGTAAGACGCAGCCTATTTTTAAAACAGTGTCATTGTATAAAAAAACCAAATTAAACGCAATGTTAACCCATTTTCACGCCAGAGTTATTTAATTTTAGGATTTTTTCTCCATTTGCATCGGAAAGTCGCGAGCGCGAAGAAATCCGCAGAAATACCCCACGGAATGCCACACGCGCATTCCGTGTTGATTCGCAAAGACTCCAAGCAAAAACACTCACTCCTACAAATCTACAACATCTGCTTGGGTGCCCGAAGGTGCATTAGTAGTATTCGTGTTTTCTACTATATCCGTCATTTTTCTCCTTTCCTTGATATGCCGCCATCACCTCAAGGTCAAATCCCTCCTTCCGAATCCGTTGATCGAAGTAGAGGAGCGTGCCACCAATCACCCAGATCGGCATTGTGAAGGTATCCGCACCTAAATTGATAACATATATCAGTGCCTTTGAGAAACTCAATCCGCGTCGCGTTACAGGTAGATCCCAGAGTGCCATTTCAATCGTGTGTATAAATGTTTCATCAGCAAGTTCTCCTAAATTTAATAGGAATCCGAAACTCGCGCGGAGTATGAAACTAATAGTAAAAGATAATAGGAAAATAGAGAGGACCATACCACCAGTGCGCCACCATGTGCCACGGATTAAATTACGACTGCGTCTCAAGCCAGCTCGCACCGATTTTCCTTCAACCAAAATTGTAGGAATGTAGAAACTCCAAAGGGTGCCAAACCAACCTATGACCAACGTCCCAATTAGCAACACAAATCCGCCAGGAACCATATAAGGTAGGTCATCTTCCTTTATAAGAGCCAGATAAAGCATCGCGAACAACATAGAAACAGGACTTACGCAAAATTGGGTCAGAACGCCTATTTTGATATGGTGAAGGCACTTTCTAACAGGGTTCGGTGCGGTTGGAAACCGCACCTACCAGGGGAGTGCGTAAGTCCTAAGAAAATAAAAATACCAAGAAAATTGCGAGCGCAGCAAATAAAAGCGAGCTGAAAAAACATGGAAAAAATCGATGTTTCCCGTGCTTTAGTACAGCACTGATTTTGATTTTCCTCTCCAAATAGGCACTGGTAGTTGCAAGGACAAGACCACTGACCACAAAAGTAGAAACGCCAATGATCGTAACAATAGTGGCGGTCCAGATTATTATTTTTTCGATTCGTCCCACCGAATCGTCAAGGAAAACGATTGAAACTGAAATGAGCATCAGAAAGAAATAGACAGACGCTATGGTCAGAAATGAACGGAAATACGTTCGATAGAGGCTAAATGTTATATCAAGGATCTCGCCAAACCCCATTTCCCGTAGTTTCGGAAGTTTATGCTCACTATCGTCCAGCGAATCAATTCCTACATCGTTCTTCGCTTGCGCTGAATCCGCTCGGTTAGCCATCTGTATTTTCTCTTAACCTCTTAGTAGTCTGTCACATCTAAACTGACAGGTAGTTCGTAGTAGGGAAACCATTCATTGCCCGTTTCTGACGTGCGATAAATCGCACTACTACGAACTGGGGTTTCACCATCATTTGAAAGTTGACAGAACATTAGGTCTTTTCCGACATTTTAAGGGCATAAACTTCCTCTAAAAATTTATCATAATTAATAGAGCCACGACCGCCCATCCTTTCGACGATAGGACTCGCTATAGTACGTGCGAGTTCCGAGCGGCGGATCCCGGAGAGTTTCTGCCGACGGACGAGATACTCACGTATGACATCCACTTCAGTCTCTGTAACCTCAGATGGTTGTATCCAAGCAGCGTAGATAAATTCTTGCGATGCAGCACTAACGGGAGTGTTATCTGTTTGTGAATTCGTATCGGTGAGTGTCATATCTGTACGCGCCGTTTTAATGACAAGGGTGCCAGCAGCAAGGTCCCCCAACCGTCGCCAATCTCTGTTTATCAGCATAGAAAAGAGACCGACCCCATAACAGAAGGGGAGAAAATCGACAATCCGGACCAGATTCCTAATCGCGGCGTCCGAGAAACCGATCGGGTAACCGCCTTCTTTGATAACCCGCAATCCGAGTGCCCGCTTTCCGATAGACTGACCGTTTGTGGTAACCTCTAAGACCATATAGTAGCCCCAGAAGATGGCGAAGACGACGATACCACCGAGGGCACCGAGCCAATTTCCCAGTACATCCCCAAGTTCCGAGACAAAACGCCTGTTGACATAATAGCCGACCAGTGAAATCAGCGTGAGCAACAGGGTATCAATGAGTGCCGCATAAAAGCGCGACCCAATCCCTGCTTTCTGGAAGTTAATATCAATCTGTTCCGGTGTTTCTACCGATAACTGTTCATGCATTTATTGGAGCGTGTTCCTTTGAAGGGTTATACCTATAGGACACAAACTAAAAGTTTGTGCTACAAAAACTGAGGGCTTTCATGGCTGTCCTGCTAAAGGGTTATACCTACGGGACACAAACTAAAAGTTTGTGCTACAAAAACTGAGGGCTTTCATGGCTGTCCTGNNNNNNNNNNNNNNNNNNNNNNNNNNNNNNNNNNNNNNNNNNNNNNNNNNNNNNNNNNNNNNNNNNNNNNNNNNNNNNNNNNNNNNNNNNNNNNNNNNNNCTGGCGAGGTTTCCCAACCTCGCCAGATACACAAACTAAAAGTTTGTGCTACAAAAACTGAGGACGTTCATATAATTCAATTTGATTTTTGAGACAAAACAGTGTTTAATAATGATTAGGTATAGGCAGGTTGTTAAAAGAAACTTCTTAACTTATAACTTATAACTTATAACTTATAACCCACAACCTATGACCCCTACAGAATTCATCTCCCAAAAACAGCAGACTTGGCGTGAACTCGAGGCATTGTTAAACCGTTCACAAGATGCCAATGCGAGTCAACTCAACCGGCTCGGCTATCTATACCGACGCGTTACGTCTGATTTAGCCGTAGCGAGGCGTGACTTCCCACAAGACCGGTGCGTTCCATATCTGAACGCCCTCGCCTCACGCGCACACGCCACAATCTACCAGACCTCCCCTTTCAAACGTGGGACGCTTTGGGATTTCCTTCGCTTCGGTTTTCCGAGCGTGTTCCGAGAGAATCTCAGTTTCATTGGAATCTCATTCTTGTTGTTTGCCATCGCATTTGGGGTAGCGTATTGGATCGCTTTGACTATCCCCACACTTGGAGAACGGATCGTCCCAGAGCACGTTGTATCTCACATCAAGGAGTTAGAGGATAACGCGTGGAACAATACATCCGCAGAAAATCGGAACCTGTTTGCCTCTTTTGTGATGACGAATAACATCCGAGTCGCCTTCTTTGCCTTTGCGGGTGGCATCATATTCATGGTAGGAAGCGTCTACATTTTGGTCGTCAACGGAATCCTGATTGGCGGAATTGCTGGACTATGCCACGCCAGTGGGATTGCACTTGTGCTCTGGTCGTTCGTATCGCCACACGGCTATATTGAACTCACAACAATTTTCATTGCCGGGGGTGCCGGGTTGAAGTTAGGGTATTCGCTCATCGCGCCATCGCTTTGGACGCGGAAACGAACTTTAACGGATGCAGCGAAAACGGCGAT
This window encodes:
- a CDS encoding LamG domain-containing protein is translated as MKILTISLLSVCLIVVLATLGEAVREDELALYLSFDEGKGDTAKDKSKHGNDATIHKGERVKGKYGNSVELSGEAGGWIEVPDSPSLDITDEITLMCWVYPTEFTAEWFRIIVKTWAGDTAPWMVYGFYEFGGNNGKTGFIISVDKGTEKRIGDAATSNLPPEEWTHVTATYDGSRMVLYYDGEVEVDGNAKGKIDTNDVPVSIGRNSEGNREHYIGRVDEVAIWSVALDQDEVQQAMDRVYDVEPDGKLPTRWGAMKDTYFREPKSFTPRERWQ
- a CDS encoding RDD family protein; amino-acid sequence: MHEQLSVETPEQIDINFQKAGIGSRFYAALIDTLLLTLISLVGYYVNRRFVSELGDVLGNWLGALGGIVVFAIFWGYYMVLEVTTNGQSIGKRALGLRVIKEGGYPIGFSDAAIRNLVRIVDFLPFCYGVGLFSMLINRDWRRLGDLAAGTLVIKTARTDMTLTDTNSQTDNTPVSAASQEFIYAAWIQPSEVTETEVDVIREYLVRRQKLSGIRRSELARTIASPIVERMGGRGSINYDKFLEEVYALKMSEKT
- a CDS encoding stage II sporulation protein M, which produces MTPTEFISQKQQTWRELEALLNRSQDANASQLNRLGYLYRRVTSDLAVARRDFPQDRCVPYLNALASRAHATIYQTSPFKRGTLWDFLRFGFPSVFRENLSFIGISFLLFAIAFGVAYWIALTIPTLGERIVPEHVVSHIKELEDNAWNNTSAENRNLFASFVMTNNIRVAFFAFAGGIIFMVGSVYILVVNGILIGGIAGLCHASGIALVLWSFVSPHGYIELTTIFIAGGAGLKLGYSLIAPSLWTRKRTLTDAAKTAIHLLGGCVALLVIAGVIEGFVSPSNLSPAVKIGFGAVTGVLLFAYLFGLHIRSGSR